One genomic window of Canis aureus isolate CA01 chromosome 15, VMU_Caureus_v.1.0, whole genome shotgun sequence includes the following:
- the STOX2 gene encoding storkhead-box protein 2 isoform X6 — protein sequence MFSEGVPTPSQEILRHTLNTLVRERKIYPTPDGYFIVTPQTYFITPSLIRTNSKWYHLDERIPDRSQCTSPQPGTITPSASGCVRERTLPRNHCDSCHCCREDMHSMHASTLQRKPAKDCKDPYCPPSLCQVPPTEKSKSTVNFSYKTETLSKPKDSEKQSKKFGLKLFRLSFKKDKTKQLANFSAQFPPEEWPLRDEDTPTTIPREVEMEIIRRINPDLTVENVMRHTALMKKLEEEKAHRSKAGSSAHHSGRSKKSRTHRKSHGKSRSHSKTRVSKGDPSDGSHLDIPGDREYDFCDPLTRAPREGCFIIEHKGDNFIMHSNTNVIESHFPMTPEWDVSGELAKRRTEMPFPEPSRGSSHSKVHRSHSHTQDRRSRNERSSKAKERSRSMDNSKGPLGASSLGTPEDLAEGCSQDDQTPSQSYIDDSTLRPAQTIGHQRAHVSSTSYKEVCIPEIVSGSKEPSSACSLLEPGKPPESLPPYGELSSCPTKTATDDYFQCNTSSETVLTAPSPLGKNKEDHDTLTLAEGVKKLPLSDRQAPHSSREPVGHKEESPKGPGGGPAASGAVAEGIANGRLVQHHGAEPSSLDKRKEIFSKDTLFKPLHSTLSVNSYHKSSLSLLKSLPKTPADALPGRCEKLEPPLGTSVAAAMPGSQRQQESGGNQEASFDYYNVSDDDDSEEGANKNTDEEKNRDDVGTMQWLLEREKERDLQRKFEKNLTLLAPKETDSGSNQRATHSARLDSIDSSSITVDSGFNSPRTRESLASNTSSIVESNRRQNATLSPVHGGAGPAFSFRASTDPATNEAEKLQKPSNCLQASVTSV from the exons ATGTTCTCTGAAG GTGTTCCCACCCCAAGCCAAGAAATTCTACGGCACACGCTGAACACGCTGGTGCGGGAGAGGAAGATCTACCCAACTCCGGATGGCTATTTCATCGTGACCCCACAGACTTATTTCATTACTCCTTCTCTCATAAGAACTAACAGTAAATGGTACCATTTGGACGAGAGGATACCTGACAGGTCTCAGTGTACCTCTCCACAGCCTGGAACCATAACGCCCTCTGCCTCAGGCTGCGTCAGGGAAAGAACATTGCCCAGAAACCACTGCGACTCTTGCCACTGCTGCAGAGAAGACATGCACAGCATGCATGCTTCCACTCTGCAGAGAAAACCTGCCAAGGACTGCAAAGACCCCTATTGCCCTCCTTCACTATGCCAGGTGCCACCCACTGAAAAGAGCAAAAGTACTGTAAACTTTTCTTACAAGACAGAAACTCTCTCAAAACCTAAAGATAGTGAAAAGCAGTCCAAAAAATTCGGACTCAAGTTATTCCggctaagttttaaaaaagacaagaccAAACAGCTCGCCAACTTCTCTGCCCAGTTTCCTCCTGAGGAGTGGCCCCTGCGAGATGAAGACACACCAACTACCATCCCTAGGGAAGTCGAAATGGAAATCATTAGGCGTATTAACCCGGACTTGACTGTGGAAAATGTCATGAGGCACACTGCACTAATGAAGaaacttgaagaagaaaaagcacaTCGGAGTAAAGCCGGGTCCTCTGCCCATCATAGTGGAAGAAGTAAAAAAAGTAGGACTCATCGGAAGTCCCATGGAAAGTCTCGGTCACACAGCAAGACACGAGTGTCTAAAGGAGACCCTTCGGATGGTTCTCATCTGGATATCCCAGGTGACAGAGAGTATGACTTTTGTGACCCTCTTACCAGGGCACCCAGGGAGGGCTGCTTCATCATTGAACACAAGGGAGATAACTTCATCATGCATAGCAACACGAACGTGATTGAGTCTCATTTCCCCATGACACCAGAATGGGATGTGTCTGGAGAACTAGCCAAAAGGAGAACTGAGATGCCTTTTCCTGAACCTTCCAGGGGAAGCTCCCACTCAAAAGTGCACCGAAGCCACAGCCATACCCAGGACCGAAGGTCCAGGAATGAGAGATCGAGCAAAGCCAAGGAGAGATCCAGATCAATGGATAACTCAAAGGGCCCTCTGGGTGCTTCTTCTCTAGGGACACCTGAAGACCTGGCTGAAGGCTGTAGCCAAGATGACCAAACCCCCAGCCAATCCTACATTGACGACAGTACTTTAAGGCCTGCACAAACAATTGGTCATCAAAGGGCTCATGTTTCATCCACAAGCTATAAAGAGGTGTGTATTCCAGAAATCGTCAGTGGCAGCAAGGAGCCTTCCAGTGCTTGTAGCCTTTTGGAGCCAGGCAAACCACCTGAGAGTTTGCCGCCCTACGGGGAACTCAGCTCTTGTCCAACAAAAACAGCGACAGATGACTATTTCCAGTGCAACACCTCCAGTGAGACGGTCCTCACGGCGCCATCACCTCTGGGAAAAAACAAAGAGGATCATGACACTCTGACTCTGGCGGAAGGGGTGAAAAAGCTGCCTCTGTCTGATAGGCAGGCCCCACATTCTTCCAGAGAGCCTGTAGGGCACAAGGAGGAGTCACCAAAAGGGCCAGGTGGGGGCCCAGCTGCCTCGGGCGCGGTGGCAGAAGGGATTGCCAATGGACGCCTCGTCCAGCACCACGGCGCCGAGCCCAGCAGCCTGgacaagaggaaagaaatattcaGCAAAGACACACTGTTCAAACCTCTTCACAGCACCTTGTCTGTAAACAGCTACCACAAATCGAGCCTGTCCCTCCTCAAATCTCTCCCGAAGACACCTGCCGACGCACTGCCAGGCCGATGCGAGAAACTGGAGCCGCCCCTGGGGACCTCGGTGGCAGCAGCCATGCCTGGTTCCCAGCGTCAGCAGGAGTCAGGGGGGAACCAAGAAGCCTCTTTTGACTATTACAATGTCTCGGACGACGACGACTCCGAGGAAGGGGCGAACAAAAACACGGatgaggaaaaaaacagagatgACGTAGGCACCATGCAGTGGCTCcttgagagggagaaggaaagagacttacagaggaaatttgaaaagaaCCTCACCCTCCTTGCCCCAAAAGAGACCGACAGTGGCAGCAACCAGAGAGCCACCCACTCGGCACGCCTCGACAGCATAGACAGTAGCAGCATCACTGTGGACAGTGGATTCAACTCCCCACG CACTCGGGAGAGCCTGGCTTCCAACACGTCCAGCATCGTTGAAAGTAACCGTCGTCAGAATGCTACCTTGAGCCCGGTCCACGGTGGAGCTGGCCCGGCCTTCAGCTTCCGAGCGAGTACGGACCCCGCCACGAATGAAGCAGAGAAGTTACAGAAACCTTCCAACTGCTTGCAAGCTTCTGTTACTAGTGTGTGA
- the STOX2 gene encoding storkhead-box protein 2 isoform X5 translates to MSPISQSQFIPLGEILCLAISAMNSARKPVTQEALMEHLTTCFPGVPTPSQEILRHTLNTLVRERKIYPTPDGYFIVTPQTYFITPSLIRTNSKWYHLDERIPDRSQCTSPQPGTITPSASGCVRERTLPRNHCDSCHCCREDMHSMHASTLQRKPAKDCKDPYCPPSLCQVPPTEKSKSTVNFSYKTETLSKPKDSEKQSKKFGLKLFRLSFKKDKTKQLANFSAQFPPEEWPLRDEDTPTTIPREVEMEIIRRINPDLTVENVMRHTALMKKLEEEKAHRSKAGSSAHHSGRSKKSRTHRKSHGKSRSHSKTRVSKGDPSDGSHLDIPGDREYDFCDPLTRAPREGCFIIEHKGDNFIMHSNTNVIESHFPMTPEWDVSGELAKRRTEMPFPEPSRGSSHSKVHRSHSHTQDRRSRNERSSKAKERSRSMDNSKGPLGASSLGTPEDLAEGCSQDDQTPSQSYIDDSTLRPAQTIGHQRAHVSSTSYKEVCIPEIVSGSKEPSSACSLLEPGKPPESLPPYGELSSCPTKTATDDYFQCNTSSETVLTAPSPLGKNKEDHDTLTLAEGVKKLPLSDRQAPHSSREPVGHKEESPKGPGGGPAASGAVAEGIANGRLVQHHGAEPSSLDKRKEIFSKDTLFKPLHSTLSVNSYHKSSLSLLKSLPKTPADALPGRCEKLEPPLGTSVAAAMPGSQRQQESGGNQEASFDYYNVSDDDDSEEGANKNTDEEKNRDDVGTMQWLLEREKERDLQRKFEKNLTLLAPKETDSGSNQRATHSARLDSIDSSSITVDSGFNSPRTRESLASNTSSIVESNRRQNATLSPVHGGAGPAFSFRASTDPATNEAEKLQKPSNCLQASVTSV, encoded by the exons ATGTCTCCCATCAGTCAATCTCAGTTTATCCCGCTTGGGGAAATCCTTTGCTTGGCCATCTCGGCAATGAACTCTGCAAGAAAACCTGTCACCCAAGAAGCACTGATGGAGCACCTGACCACGTGTTTCCCAG GTGTTCCCACCCCAAGCCAAGAAATTCTACGGCACACGCTGAACACGCTGGTGCGGGAGAGGAAGATCTACCCAACTCCGGATGGCTATTTCATCGTGACCCCACAGACTTATTTCATTACTCCTTCTCTCATAAGAACTAACAGTAAATGGTACCATTTGGACGAGAGGATACCTGACAGGTCTCAGTGTACCTCTCCACAGCCTGGAACCATAACGCCCTCTGCCTCAGGCTGCGTCAGGGAAAGAACATTGCCCAGAAACCACTGCGACTCTTGCCACTGCTGCAGAGAAGACATGCACAGCATGCATGCTTCCACTCTGCAGAGAAAACCTGCCAAGGACTGCAAAGACCCCTATTGCCCTCCTTCACTATGCCAGGTGCCACCCACTGAAAAGAGCAAAAGTACTGTAAACTTTTCTTACAAGACAGAAACTCTCTCAAAACCTAAAGATAGTGAAAAGCAGTCCAAAAAATTCGGACTCAAGTTATTCCggctaagttttaaaaaagacaagaccAAACAGCTCGCCAACTTCTCTGCCCAGTTTCCTCCTGAGGAGTGGCCCCTGCGAGATGAAGACACACCAACTACCATCCCTAGGGAAGTCGAAATGGAAATCATTAGGCGTATTAACCCGGACTTGACTGTGGAAAATGTCATGAGGCACACTGCACTAATGAAGaaacttgaagaagaaaaagcacaTCGGAGTAAAGCCGGGTCCTCTGCCCATCATAGTGGAAGAAGTAAAAAAAGTAGGACTCATCGGAAGTCCCATGGAAAGTCTCGGTCACACAGCAAGACACGAGTGTCTAAAGGAGACCCTTCGGATGGTTCTCATCTGGATATCCCAGGTGACAGAGAGTATGACTTTTGTGACCCTCTTACCAGGGCACCCAGGGAGGGCTGCTTCATCATTGAACACAAGGGAGATAACTTCATCATGCATAGCAACACGAACGTGATTGAGTCTCATTTCCCCATGACACCAGAATGGGATGTGTCTGGAGAACTAGCCAAAAGGAGAACTGAGATGCCTTTTCCTGAACCTTCCAGGGGAAGCTCCCACTCAAAAGTGCACCGAAGCCACAGCCATACCCAGGACCGAAGGTCCAGGAATGAGAGATCGAGCAAAGCCAAGGAGAGATCCAGATCAATGGATAACTCAAAGGGCCCTCTGGGTGCTTCTTCTCTAGGGACACCTGAAGACCTGGCTGAAGGCTGTAGCCAAGATGACCAAACCCCCAGCCAATCCTACATTGACGACAGTACTTTAAGGCCTGCACAAACAATTGGTCATCAAAGGGCTCATGTTTCATCCACAAGCTATAAAGAGGTGTGTATTCCAGAAATCGTCAGTGGCAGCAAGGAGCCTTCCAGTGCTTGTAGCCTTTTGGAGCCAGGCAAACCACCTGAGAGTTTGCCGCCCTACGGGGAACTCAGCTCTTGTCCAACAAAAACAGCGACAGATGACTATTTCCAGTGCAACACCTCCAGTGAGACGGTCCTCACGGCGCCATCACCTCTGGGAAAAAACAAAGAGGATCATGACACTCTGACTCTGGCGGAAGGGGTGAAAAAGCTGCCTCTGTCTGATAGGCAGGCCCCACATTCTTCCAGAGAGCCTGTAGGGCACAAGGAGGAGTCACCAAAAGGGCCAGGTGGGGGCCCAGCTGCCTCGGGCGCGGTGGCAGAAGGGATTGCCAATGGACGCCTCGTCCAGCACCACGGCGCCGAGCCCAGCAGCCTGgacaagaggaaagaaatattcaGCAAAGACACACTGTTCAAACCTCTTCACAGCACCTTGTCTGTAAACAGCTACCACAAATCGAGCCTGTCCCTCCTCAAATCTCTCCCGAAGACACCTGCCGACGCACTGCCAGGCCGATGCGAGAAACTGGAGCCGCCCCTGGGGACCTCGGTGGCAGCAGCCATGCCTGGTTCCCAGCGTCAGCAGGAGTCAGGGGGGAACCAAGAAGCCTCTTTTGACTATTACAATGTCTCGGACGACGACGACTCCGAGGAAGGGGCGAACAAAAACACGGatgaggaaaaaaacagagatgACGTAGGCACCATGCAGTGGCTCcttgagagggagaaggaaagagacttacagaggaaatttgaaaagaaCCTCACCCTCCTTGCCCCAAAAGAGACCGACAGTGGCAGCAACCAGAGAGCCACCCACTCGGCACGCCTCGACAGCATAGACAGTAGCAGCATCACTGTGGACAGTGGATTCAACTCCCCACG CACTCGGGAGAGCCTGGCTTCCAACACGTCCAGCATCGTTGAAAGTAACCGTCGTCAGAATGCTACCTTGAGCCCGGTCCACGGTGGAGCTGGCCCGGCCTTCAGCTTCCGAGCGAGTACGGACCCCGCCACGAATGAAGCAGAGAAGTTACAGAAACCTTCCAACTGCTTGCAAGCTTCTGTTACTAGTGTGTGA